AGGAAAACAATTCAAGAACCAGGCAGCCAGCCCAACCtggtggaggaggagacgggAAAGAACACAACAGCAACGAGCGGTGGCAACCATAGCCATGGCAATCGCCTGGCAGAAGATCTTGAAGCCAAGAACGGCCTCGAAGATCCCGAGCCACCCGCCAAGAAGAGGAAAACAATTCAAGAACCAGGAAGCCAGCCCAACCaggcggaggaggagacggGAAAGACCACAGCAGCAACGAGCGGTGGCAACCGTAGCCATGGCAATCGCCCGACAGAAGATCATGAAGCCAAGAACGGCCTCGAAGATCCCGCCCAACCCGCCGAGAAGAGGAGATCATTTCAAGAACCAAGAAGCAACAAGCCCAACCAGGTGGGGGAGGAgacgagaaatacgacaacgGGAACGAGCGGCGACAACCGTGGCCACCGCAGTCGCGCCCCCTGCGAGAAGCTATGCACCGAAGTGCAGCCATGCGAATGGCTGATGCAAACATTGTTGGGACTGGGCATCATCAACCGCCCGGTGCGCGTGCTAGGAAAGAAGCTTTCCCAAACCGACGTCAACCCGGACCAGAACCGTCTGCAGCACTCGGAGAAGGAGGTGAAACAGGTGCTCCTCGAGATGATGACGGAGGGGGAGAAGCAGCTCGCGACGCGGCAAGGCGTGGGAGATGGGTTGAGGGTGAGCGTTCTTGACCGGCTGGGACGGGTGTACCATATGAAGTTGAAGAAACTACACAGCGGCAAGAAATGCTTCCGCTTCAGGGGCCCCGACTACCACAAGTTCCTGAAGGACAATCACTTGACGGCCGGCGACATCCTCGAGACGTGGGCGGTCAGGGTGCAGCGGCGAGCAGGCTGCCAGATTAGGGAGGAGGGTGATGGAGGGATCATGGAAGGGGAGCTTCTCATGGTGATGCTAAATTACGAGGACGACTCTTACAAAGAGAGTTCTAGCGAGGAAACAAGAATGTTAGCGCCTGCCGAAAACGAAGCCCTCCATGCATTGTTGCTCTTGCACAAGAAACCTGTGATTTTTAATTAGTTCTTACAATCCTAGATGGTTTTTTGGATAGGTTCTTGATATCGCTGTTGTTGTTATTATGGTGCTATTTTATTATCTTTGAGAGACAGCTAGATAAATCCTAGCCATTCATGTACGAGGAGTGTAAGAGGAAACAATTGTTACTGTTATTGTTATGATAATCATTATTATTTTCGATATCGTTGCTCGTGTCTTTATTATATTGCGGACATGTTTTGCATTACTTCTGGCTGCTTTATTTTTAGATTGATTCAAGAAATTTTTGTTACAATTAAAGTGCCTCCTTTAGTAAAGATTGAATTGAAAAACTCAAGATATTGGTTGAGCAGTTGGTGCACATAGAAGCATATAGTCAAAATAGATCTATTCAACTAGATAGGGCCCGTCCAACCCTTAAGCAACTTAGACGGTCGTCTAATGCCCCAGCCCAAAAAAGACCCACCGCAAGAAAGGCCTCAAAAAAATGGCCCCTTAGACCGGCCCACTGCAGGAAATGTCTCAAATACAAGacggccttaggcccccaaatttATTGGGCCGCTCCTGCAAGTAGATCCATGAATATTTGGATAGATCATATCGGAGCATGGATCGCTACTGAGATCTCAGTTCTTGTAGATTGATTATGGGTAAACCATTGCAAGAGACTAGTTTTGAAAATGCTAACTCTTCTTCTTGTAAGAAATTGAATGACCCAGATGAAGTTCAACAAGAACATTTACTAATTAATTAGTGCATGGTTGGACTGATAGACTGCCTCTTGCACAAATTACAATCTGGTACTGGCAATAAAACCGTGAAATTGGAAAGGAAGgggggaaggagaaggaaagagaagaaaagggagggggagggagaaggaaagagaagtgAGGGAAATCggaaaggaagggagagggagagagagagagagagagggaggaagtgagggagagggtggcggtgAGCGGTGTCGCCAAAATAAAATCGAGGGAGGAAAAAGAGAGGGCTTTCAAAGGAAACAGAGTTTTTAGccctttttaatatattattttatttttttaaagtgaaGCTGGTAGCTATTTCTGTCTTTActtaaaataaattcaaaaaataaaaataataaatgaagtCGGCAATGAAAACTAACTTTActtaaaataatcaaaaaaattaaaaagagggGAGGAAGCCCCTGTTTCCTTTCGAAACAGGGGCGACCCCTATCCCCTATCCCTTAGTCCTATTCGGGCGGCTGCCGCTCATTGccgccctctctctccctcccttgctcttcccctccctctctctttttctatctttccttcaccctctccccctcccttcgcctctccctctctctccaccGTGCTCTCccgctctctccctcccttcctccctctccctctccctctccctctccctctccttcgccctccttctcctctctctctctttctctccccctcccttgctGGTTTGCTTGTTGGTTCATGCCGAAATGGCACGGGGGTGTACCATACCGCGCTCTTGGCCTACCGGCATTGGTGCCGATTTTGATACTGTGGATCTTGATCTAAAATCTGATGTAGCTTAGAATTATTGGCCTAGATGTTCTGTTGTGATGTGCAAATATTTGCAGAGTTTTGTTGGTCATGGGGATTCGGTAAATGAAATAAGGACTCAACCATTGAAGCCTTCACTTGTGGTGTCTGCCAGCAAGGTAGATaagcatttttctttgtcataatTAAATGCCATTATACTCTGACATGGTTTTGATGTTATGCTATATTCTCTTTTTTGTGAGTGATGATGTTATGATATTTCCAAAAATAGGATGAATCAGTTAGGCTATGGAATGTGCACACTGGAATCTGTATACTGATATTTGCTGGGGCAGGAGGTCATCGGAATAAAGTTTTGAGTGTTGTAAGTGTGGTGTTCAGTGAAAACCTACTTTACTGTATTTCTTTTGTATCTAGACTTAGTTTTTATACCAATATAAAACCAATGAATGAATATAAGGTATTCACTATTTAAGCACAATCTTGTTTTGTAGGACTTCCATCCCTCTGATATTTACCGCATAGCAAGTTGTGGTATGGACAATACTGTTAAAATTTGGTCGATGAAAGGTAGGCAAGTGATTTGAATTGATCCTTGTGACTGTCTATGCTCTAATTAAGTAGGTTTATCATGACATCAGCTACCTTGTGCAGAGTTCTGGACATATGTTGAAAAGTCATTTAGATGGACTGACCTTCCATCAAAATTTCCCACAAAATATGTGCAGTTTCCAGTGAGTGTGAAATCTTTTATGAATATCTATCAGAAGACAAAGAAATGACAATAGGTTAGAGCTAATTAGTAGTTTCAATAAAATAACTTGACTGCTATCACTGCAGGTGTTCATAGCTT
The genomic region above belongs to Phoenix dactylifera cultivar Barhee BC4 unplaced genomic scaffold, palm_55x_up_171113_PBpolish2nd_filt_p 000612F, whole genome shotgun sequence and contains:
- the LOC103699671 gene encoding polycomb group protein FIE1-like isoform X2; amino-acid sequence: MCKYLQSFVGHGDSVNEIRTQPLKPSLVVSASKDESVRLWNVHTGICILIFAGAGGHRNKVLSVDFHPSDIYRIASCGMDNTVKIWSMKEFWTYVEKSFRWTDLPSKFPTKYVQFPVFIASVHSNYVDCTRWLGDFVLSKSVDNEIVLWEPKTKEQSPGEGAVDILQKYPVPECDIWFIKFSCDFHYNAAAIGKREPCIGRQFVGMQPKEAKVLVQERFINT
- the LOC103699671 gene encoding polycomb group protein FIE1-like isoform X3, producing MCKYLQSFVGHGDSVNEIRTQPLKPSLVVSASKDESVRLWNVHTGICILIFAGAGGHRNKVLSVDFHPSDIYRIASCGMDNTVKIWSMKEFWTYVEKSFRWTDLPSKFPTKYVQFPVFIASVHSNYVDCTRWLGDFVLSKSVDNEIVLWEPKTKEQSPGEGAVDILQKYPVPECDIWFIKFSCDFHYNAAAIGRHGEGRNLVSWG